A segment of the Agarivorans albus genome:
CTACTCAGCCAATTAACAACAAATACTAAGCCCTTAAAGTGCTTACTTTAGCTATTTAGCTCAACTAACTACCGGCAAGCTTTGCCAGTAAATGGTTTAGCTGTTTTTGTTCATCGCTACTTAATACCGACATAAACTGTTGTTCTTGATCATGTAGCTCAAGTGTTACCCGCTCAATAAGCTGCTTACCTTTGTTGCTCAACTTAACCAGCTTACTGCGTTTGTCTTCAGGATTGTCCACCCTTTCAACCAAACCTGCCTCGGTAACTCGATTCAATACTTTAGTAAGCCCGCCAGAGCTAAACAACATAGCACTGTATAACTCTGTAGGTGTTAAAGAGTAAGGTGCTGGGTGTCGCCTTAAAGTGACCAAAACACCAAAATCAGCAGCTTGTAGCTGATATTGACCTATCAGCTGTTCCATTGCTTGGCTAAGCGTATGCTGGGTGCGAACCATTCGTAATATCGCAGGAGTGATAGTGCTGTAGGCTTCTGGCCAATTTTTTTGGGTGGAGCTTAAAATGCTAGCGATGCTTTCTTGATGCTTCAATATCGGTTCTCGGTTAGTAAGCTACGACTTCAATATATCTTGCCAGAAAGATAAACTCCAGCTAATATCTTTCCAGAAAGATAAATAGGTAAGCTTATGCAACAGAGAATATCCAAGAAGCTCATTATTTTATTGGCATCAGTGTTTGCTATGACGCCGTACGCCATTGATAGTTATCTACCAGCTATCCCGATTATTGCTACAGACTTTGGGGTTAGTACCTCATTAGTGGCGATAACCGTAAGCATTTACGTATTTGGAATGGCTTTAGGGCAACTTATCGGCGGCCCTTTATCTGATAAATATGGTCGCAAACCAATAATGGTGATCGGTCTGCTTATCTTCGCTGTGTGCAGTGTGTTTCTGGCCTTAGCAAACAATTTAGCCTTGTTTTGGTTATGGCGAATATTGCAATCAATAGGCGGTGGTATTGCTGTTGTAGGAGTACCAGCAGTAATTAGAGACAATGCCGAGGGCAAAGAGGCTGCAAAACTGTTTTCGTTAGTTATGCTAATTATGATGATAGTCCCATCTATCGCCCCATCCGTTGGAACTTTTATTCTGCAAGTCTCTAATTGGCATTGGATATTTATTAGTTCGGGGGTATTTGCTTGTGTGGTTGCCTTATGGGCAATTGCTGTTATGCCCAAACAAGCCAACACACAACATGGCCCAAGCAATAAGGTAAGTTTCGTTGATGTATTGAAGCACAAACATGCTCTTGGATATTTGATTTCCCAAGCTTTTGCCTACGGTGTATTGATGACCTTTATTACAAATGCGCCGTTTGCATATATCGTAAAATTTGGGATCTCAGAAGAGCTGTTTTCAATGTTGTTTATTGCAAACGTGGTGGGCGTTGTAATTGTTAACCGTTATAACTCTTATCGTTTAAATCACTCTGAGCCCGAACACATGTTAGTGAGCTTTTTGGCCATGCAATTTGTCGGAGCAACAGTGTTGGTTGCCTCAATCGTGTTCGCGCCCAACAACCTCTGGTTTGCGGCAAGTGGTTTTATTATTTGCATGGCTGCAACTGGCGGCACGATGTCTAATGCTAACGTATGTTTTTTGAAACACTTTGGTAAAGGCGCTGGCACCGCCCAGGCAGTATTAGGCGCTATTCAGTTCTTTGCTGGAGCAGCGATTAGCGCGGTAGCAGCTATGCTTTCGCACACTAGTCTGTGGCCAATGGTACTTACTATGCTTGCATCAACTACCATAGCCTCGCTTAGCGCCCATAAAGCTAACATCTTGAATCAAAAAGAGAAGGCTGAGCTTTGTTGTGCTAAATAGGTGAGACTGCAGCGATTTTGCTTAACAGCACTCTTGTTCAATTTTGTAAAGTAACTCTAAAGCCTGAGTGTCTTCACAAACTTCGAAGTACTCATACAAAGGATTAGTTTGATTACCGATAAAATTAAGGTTATCTCGCTGCATTTTTGCTTGTTCTGCGCGTTTATCATGAAAGTAAGTCAGCCAAAGTTCGCCTCCCCTTTTTGCGTTTAGATGCTGTTCAAGCATGCTGATTAGGCGGTCTGCATTTTCATCACAGTTGATGTTGCAAAAAGAGATATAGCGATCGGTAATATTACTGCTCATGATTAACTAACCTGTTTAAAGAAACTGCCTAATGTTGGCACTAGGCAGTACATAAGAATCTATTTTAATAACTCACTCTTCGTGCAAAGCAATTACGACACCAATAGCTAGATCAACGCTATTGGTTAATCTGGCGCAGCTAGTGCCTTTAGCCATTAAGAATAAATCAAAATAACTGGCACTCATAAACGCTTCTCGTTCAGCCATATCATCTTCACTGCACTCGATAATTCGGATGCTTGGATGATGTTTTTTAAAACAACTAAGCTTTGCTTGGTAATCGTTTTTATCGGCCAAGCTTGCCACTAACTTATCAATTAGGCTTTGGCTTAGCTCTTCGGTGACAGCGTGATCTTCATGCTTACACCCGCAGCTATGCTCAGGTTTTGAGTCTTCTGACTGATGGCTGTTACACTGACAACTAGATGAGTGTTTTGGGCCATGTAGCTGCTCTTCACCTTTGCAAGAACATTGCTTTGGCTCTGCTGTAACAGCCTGCTCTATAGTAGACATGCTTCTGCCTCCTGTTTTTCTAGCAACTTAGCTAACCAACGTGGCGGACAATCCATCACTGTTTGCAAGCGTTCTAAGATAGATCTTGCGGCCTGAGGCGTAAGTTGTTTCAAGGGCAAAATATCAGCACGGCTCACTCGAGCAGCAGCAGGCCCGCCTATCGACAAGGTGGCGAGTAATTGGCAGTCACCGATTAAGTCAATTAAGTAGCTAGTACGCGCATCGCCACTTAAGTTTTCAATTACCGGCCGAACATCTACTAACTGAAAACCTTGAGCACTCACTTGATAAATAAGAAAACGTAAGCATGATCCAAAGTGTCCGTCGATACGCTCCAAATTATTAGAACTTACCGCAAGTTGTACAATCGGTCCTTTTAGCAAGGTTTGCTCCGGGACTACCGGCGCTTCCATAGGACTGATTTGCTCTGAGCTTAATATTGCGTGTAATTGATTTACTTGGGCGCGCTCTACACTGTAGCGAGAGCTTTGAAATACTTCGCGTAATACTTTAGGGCTTAAGGCTCTTAACTTTTTCTCGGTTAATGGTTCGCCGCAGTGACCCACCAGCAATGATACAAACTGCTTTAGTTCAATATCTGGAATCGCTTTAGACGCCACAGCCAATCGCAGCGCTAAGTTATCGTTAATGTTTGATTTCATCGGTACTCCTTAGCGTATCAATCTCATCACCAGGACTAACGCATATTAAGCGCGTCTTGCACGAAAGGTTTTAGGTAAACTTGGCGCTGGATTTACTGGCTCAATATAAAATTTACTGCCGTCACTAAGTTCTATTTCCCCACCCCATTGATCTTGTTGATCAAACTGCAATGAGTTAATCGGCAACTCCAAATCTTTCTTTGCAATATAGGCTTGAAGCGCGCCAGAACTTTCTCGGCTAATAATTAGGTTTGGCATATCTCTTCCTTAAGTGGCCGGGGCTAAAGCCCCGGCCAGTCTTGTGGTGGGCAGTGATTAACGCACTAGGTCGAAGCCATAGTCTGTTTTACCCATATCACTGGTATCTTGATCAAGTTTTGCCAGTACTTCGTTCACTAAGGTGGTAAGCATGTACATGCTGCCCTCGTAGCCTAGTGTGGTGTTGCGGTGTAAATGATGGCGATCAAAGATCGGGAAGCCTAAGCGAATTAGTGGTACTTCAAACTCTTCACCTTTTGCTTTGGTATCACGCTGAATAAACTTGGCGTAAGAGTTACCAATCATAAAGTCAGGTTTATTGGTAAACACCAACGAGCGGAAGTGCCACAAGTCTTTACCTACATGGATCTCGGCATTAGCGGTGCTTGGTGACTCAGCAATAAGCGCTTCCATTTTCTTACGCCAACGTTTAGCGCCGTTGTTACATAAGATGTGTTTAACTTCACAACCCAATTCTTGTAAGAATTTAGTTAAACCCATTAGGTAATCTGGATCACCATAGATAGAGAAACTCACACCGTGTAACCAAGTGTGTGAATCGGTCATCATGTCGACTAAACGACCACGCTCTGTGGCTAAGCTTTCTGGAATTTCTTTGCCAGTTAACTCGGCAATTTTAATAAGAAATTCGTCGGTCCAATCTAAGCCCATTGGAATTTGCAATGCAGGAACTTCATGTTTCCAAGTACCTTCTACAAACTTTTTGGTTTTAGTTAGCTGATCAGGCTGCAATAACACTGTTGTAATTGCGTTAGGTGCGTCTTCAAGCTCACTTAGCGGCGTACCACCAGCATACATGCGGTACTCGCCATCAGCAGGTGTATCCAACACTTCTGATGGGTCACTAAGTAGGCTGTAATCCACTCCCATTTGTTGCATCATTTTGTGAATAACACGGTAGTTACCTAAGTAGGTTTCAAAACCTGGTATTAGGTTAATTTTGCCATTACTGCCTACCGTTTTATCGTCCATTTTGTTTAGGGTGAAATAGCGAGCAAAACCCTCAAACATCCCGTCCCAACCGGTTACATGGCTGCCTACAAAGCTCGGTGTATGAGCAAAAGGTGTAGGTAGTTCTTTAGGAATGTAACCTTCTTCTTTGGCATTGCCGATAAAGGCGTTTAAGTCGTCACCAATTACTTCTGCCATACAGGTTGTAGACACGGCAATAACTTCAGGCTTATACAATGCTAAAGAGTTTTGCAGGCCATCAAACATGTTTTTCTGGCCGCCAAATACCGCTGCGTCTTCAGTCATTGAGTCTGATACACAGGCAACAGGCTCTTTGAAGTGGCGGTTAAAATAGGTACGGAAATAGGCTACACAACCCTGAGAACCATGCACATATGGCAGGGTTTTCTCGAAACCTAGCGCACACAATACCGAACCTAATGGTTGGCAGGCCTTGGCTGGGTCTACGGTTAGGGTTTTACGAGAAAAGTTAAGATCTTGGTATTCTTGGGTAGTGGTCCACTCAAATACTTCCTTGATCTTCTCGTCGCTGACACCTTCTTCATGATCGCTACGCTTACGCGCCATCATGTCTTTGTACTCTGGCTGTTCAAACAAGGGGTAGCCAGGTTTTATATCATCTACTTGTTGACTCATTGTATCTCTCCTTTCGCGCCACTCATCTGTGAACTACGAATTGAGTTAATTTTTTAAGCGCTATTGCACTCTTCCTGATCTTGCTAGTACTTAAGCGGCTGCTTTGGCACTCTTCCATGGTGGCGTTAACTTGTCCCAACAAGGGTTGTTTAAGGTCATGTCCATGTCGCGGGCAAAAATAGCGAAGCCATCAAAACCGTGGTACGGACCTGAGTAATCCCAGCTGTGCATTTGACGGAAAGGAATACCCATTTTTTGGAATATGTATTTCTCTTTAACACCCGCACCTATCAAATCAGGCTTGAGTTTGTCGGCAAAAGCTTCTAGCTCGTAACCTGTTACGTCATCGTAAATTAGCGTGGCGTCTTTCACTTCTGGTACGGTTTTGCTGTAGTCATCGTTATGACCAAACTCATAACCAGCACCAACAATTTCCATACCTAAGTCTTCATAGGCACCAATTACATGGCGAGGACGCAAACCACCTACATAAAGCATCACTTTCTTGCCTTCTAAACGAGGGCGATACTTATCCACCACGGCTTGCCACTGTTCCTTATATTTGGCGATAACTTCTTCAGCTTTAGCTTGAATTTTCTCGTCAAATTTAGCGGCGATAGCGCGCAATGATTCTTCACACTTGGTAGGACCGAACAAGTTGTACTCCATCCAAGGGATGCCATATTTCTCTTCCATATGACGACAGATGTAGTTCATTGAACGGTAACAGTGCACTAGGTTCATTTTCACTTTTGGCGTGTTCTCTAGCTCTGGTAAAGTACCGTCACCAGACCACTGCGCCACCACTCGAAGACCAATTTCTTCTAACAAAATACGCGAAGACCAAGCGTCCCCACCGATGTTGTAATCACCAATAATGGCTACATCGTAATCGCTAGTAGCAACTTCTTTGTCTTCCGATTTATCCAATACGTAATCACGTAGAGTATCGTTAGCAATGTGGTGACCAAGCGACTGACTCACCCCGCGGAAACCTTCACAACGAACTGGAACAATGGTTTTGCCAATCTCGGCGCCTTTGGTTTTAGCCACGGCTTCGATATCATCACCAATTAGGCCAACCGGACATTCAGATTGAATCGAGATCCCTTTAGCTAAGGGGAATAACATCTCAATTTCGTCTACCATGGTTGCTAGCTTTTTATCGCCACCAAACACAATGTCACGCTCTTGGAAATCAGAGGTGAAGTTCATGGTGCCAAAGCTATTTACTCCGGTATAACCGGTGTAATAGTTGCGACGACCAGCTCGAGAGTATTGACCACAACCCACTGGACCATGAGAGATATGCACCATATCTTTAATTGGCCCCCACACTACCCCTTTTGAACCTGCGTAGGCACAACCGCGGGCAGTCATAACACCAGGAAGTGACTTACGGTTAGCAGTAATACAACTTCCACCTTCGCTGTCGTTTGCACCTAGGTGTTTTTGGCGGTCTTTTTTAGCTTTTTCTGGATAGACTTCTAACACTTCATCAATCAGCGCTTGAGTCTCTGCTTTTTTATCTGACATTGCTGCCTCCTATAGCATCAATTTACTCACTGAGATGAGTGATTAAGCTGTGGCTTCTTCAGCTACTTGACCAATGATTGATTCGTCTTCTTCATCCATGATGCCGAATTCCATCAACAACTCTTCGAGCTCATCCATAGTTACCGGCGTAGGTACTACAAACATTTTGTTGTCGATGATTTTCTTGGCTAAGGTGCGGTATTCGTCAGCTTGATTACATTTAGGGTTGTATTCAATTACTGTCATACGACGAATTTCAGCCTGCTGTACAACGTTGTCACGCGGCACAAAGTGAATCATTTGAGTGCCAATTTTGGCTGCTAGCGCTTCAATTAACTCATCTTCACGGTCACATTTACGTGAGTTACAAATCAGACCCGCTAAACGAACACCACCAGTAGCAGCGTACTTACAGATACCTTTAGAAATGTTATTAGCAGCGTACATCGCCATCATTTCACCAGATACAACGATGTAGATTTCCTGAG
Coding sequences within it:
- a CDS encoding MarR family winged helix-turn-helix transcriptional regulator, coding for MKHQESIASILSSTQKNWPEAYSTITPAILRMVRTQHTLSQAMEQLIGQYQLQAADFGVLVTLRRHPAPYSLTPTELYSAMLFSSGGLTKVLNRVTEAGLVERVDNPEDKRSKLVKLSNKGKQLIERVTLELHDQEQQFMSVLSSDEQKQLNHLLAKLAGS
- a CDS encoding multidrug effflux MFS transporter is translated as MQQRISKKLIILLASVFAMTPYAIDSYLPAIPIIATDFGVSTSLVAITVSIYVFGMALGQLIGGPLSDKYGRKPIMVIGLLIFAVCSVFLALANNLALFWLWRILQSIGGGIAVVGVPAVIRDNAEGKEAAKLFSLVMLIMMIVPSIAPSVGTFILQVSNWHWIFISSGVFACVVALWAIAVMPKQANTQHGPSNKVSFVDVLKHKHALGYLISQAFAYGVLMTFITNAPFAYIVKFGISEELFSMLFIANVVGVVIVNRYNSYRLNHSEPEHMLVSFLAMQFVGATVLVASIVFAPNNLWFAASGFIICMAATGGTMSNANVCFLKHFGKGAGTAQAVLGAIQFFAGAAISAVAAMLSHTSLWPMVLTMLASTTIASLSAHKANILNQKEKAELCCAK
- the cowN gene encoding N(2)-fixation sustaining protein CowN produces the protein MSSNITDRYISFCNINCDENADRLISMLEQHLNAKRGGELWLTYFHDKRAEQAKMQRDNLNFIGNQTNPLYEYFEVCEDTQALELLYKIEQECC
- a CDS encoding NifB/NifX family molybdenum-iron cluster-binding protein produces the protein MKSNINDNLALRLAVASKAIPDIELKQFVSLLVGHCGEPLTEKKLRALSPKVLREVFQSSRYSVERAQVNQLHAILSSEQISPMEAPVVPEQTLLKGPIVQLAVSSNNLERIDGHFGSCLRFLIYQVSAQGFQLVDVRPVIENLSGDARTSYLIDLIGDCQLLATLSIGGPAAARVSRADILPLKQLTPQAARSILERLQTVMDCPPRWLAKLLEKQEAEACLL
- the nifT gene encoding putative nitrogen fixation protein NifT; amino-acid sequence: MPNLIISRESSGALQAYIAKKDLELPINSLQFDQQDQWGGEIELSDGSKFYIEPVNPAPSLPKTFRARRA
- the nifK gene encoding nitrogenase molybdenum-iron protein subunit beta, whose amino-acid sequence is MSQQVDDIKPGYPLFEQPEYKDMMARKRSDHEEGVSDEKIKEVFEWTTTQEYQDLNFSRKTLTVDPAKACQPLGSVLCALGFEKTLPYVHGSQGCVAYFRTYFNRHFKEPVACVSDSMTEDAAVFGGQKNMFDGLQNSLALYKPEVIAVSTTCMAEVIGDDLNAFIGNAKEEGYIPKELPTPFAHTPSFVGSHVTGWDGMFEGFARYFTLNKMDDKTVGSNGKINLIPGFETYLGNYRVIHKMMQQMGVDYSLLSDPSEVLDTPADGEYRMYAGGTPLSELEDAPNAITTVLLQPDQLTKTKKFVEGTWKHEVPALQIPMGLDWTDEFLIKIAELTGKEIPESLATERGRLVDMMTDSHTWLHGVSFSIYGDPDYLMGLTKFLQELGCEVKHILCNNGAKRWRKKMEALIAESPSTANAEIHVGKDLWHFRSLVFTNKPDFMIGNSYAKFIQRDTKAKGEEFEVPLIRLGFPIFDRHHLHRNTTLGYEGSMYMLTTLVNEVLAKLDQDTSDMGKTDYGFDLVR
- the nifD gene encoding nitrogenase molybdenum-iron protein alpha chain — encoded protein: MSDKKAETQALIDEVLEVYPEKAKKDRQKHLGANDSEGGSCITANRKSLPGVMTARGCAYAGSKGVVWGPIKDMVHISHGPVGCGQYSRAGRRNYYTGYTGVNSFGTMNFTSDFQERDIVFGGDKKLATMVDEIEMLFPLAKGISIQSECPVGLIGDDIEAVAKTKGAEIGKTIVPVRCEGFRGVSQSLGHHIANDTLRDYVLDKSEDKEVATSDYDVAIIGDYNIGGDAWSSRILLEEIGLRVVAQWSGDGTLPELENTPKVKMNLVHCYRSMNYICRHMEEKYGIPWMEYNLFGPTKCEESLRAIAAKFDEKIQAKAEEVIAKYKEQWQAVVDKYRPRLEGKKVMLYVGGLRPRHVIGAYEDLGMEIVGAGYEFGHNDDYSKTVPEVKDATLIYDDVTGYELEAFADKLKPDLIGAGVKEKYIFQKMGIPFRQMHSWDYSGPYHGFDGFAIFARDMDMTLNNPCWDKLTPPWKSAKAAA
- the nifH gene encoding nitrogenase iron protein, translating into MAIRQCAIYGKGGIGKSTTTQNLVGALAEAGKKVMIIGCDPKADSTRLILHAKAQNTIMEMAAEAGSVEDIELEDVLKVGYGGVRCVESGGPEPGVGCAGRGVITAINFLEEEGAYEEELDFVFYDVLGDVVCGGFAMPIRENKAQEIYIVVSGEMMAMYAANNISKGICKYAATGGVRLAGLICNSRKCDREDELIEALAAKIGTQMIHFVPRDNVVQQAEIRRMTVIEYNPKCNQADEYRTLAKKIIDNKMFVVPTPVTMDELEELLMEFGIMDEEDESIIGQVAEEATA